In Leptospira stimsonii, a single window of DNA contains:
- a CDS encoding NAD(P)H-dependent glycerol-3-phosphate dehydrogenase, giving the protein MKIGVIGSGSFGTALGSLLADKGYDVTLWCRSDSQVESINRDHINNKHLPTFILPEKLVASKDLKTVVQGKDMIVSSPPSHALTEILREIKEYLPEKVPIVSASKGIENGTLRLVSEIFESELPGKYHAYLSYLSGPSFAKEIIQKVPTIVSIASKNEATARKVQEIFSFLYFRTYWTPDVVGVEVGGSLKNVIALAAGVSDGLGFGQNTRAALITRGLNEITKIGLKLGADPMTFLGPSGMGDLILTCCGEQSRNRTVGFRLGKGETLEQILSSMNEVAEGVKTTQSAYELSQKLGIEMAITNEVYKMLYEGKNPKEVVKDLMKRDLKREGVSV; this is encoded by the coding sequence ATGAAAATCGGAGTCATCGGATCGGGAAGTTTTGGTACCGCCTTAGGAAGTTTATTGGCCGATAAAGGGTACGATGTTACGCTCTGGTGTAGAAGCGATTCTCAGGTGGAAAGTATCAACCGAGATCATATCAACAACAAACACCTTCCCACTTTTATTCTTCCTGAAAAACTGGTGGCAAGTAAGGATCTCAAAACGGTCGTTCAAGGAAAAGATATGATCGTATCTTCTCCTCCATCCCATGCGCTTACCGAAATTCTTCGAGAGATCAAAGAGTATCTCCCGGAAAAAGTTCCGATTGTTTCTGCGAGTAAGGGAATCGAAAACGGAACCTTACGCCTCGTTTCAGAAATTTTCGAATCGGAACTTCCGGGAAAATATCACGCTTATCTTTCTTATCTTTCAGGACCTTCTTTCGCGAAAGAAATCATTCAAAAAGTTCCCACGATCGTGAGTATCGCTTCCAAGAATGAAGCGACTGCGCGCAAAGTTCAGGAAATATTTAGCTTCTTATATTTTAGAACGTATTGGACTCCGGACGTCGTCGGTGTTGAGGTCGGAGGTTCTTTGAAAAACGTCATCGCGCTTGCCGCGGGAGTGAGCGACGGTCTTGGGTTCGGACAAAATACTCGAGCCGCTTTGATCACGAGAGGTTTGAACGAAATCACAAAGATCGGATTGAAATTGGGAGCGGATCCGATGACCTTTCTCGGACCTTCGGGAATGGGAGATTTGATTCTTACTTGTTGCGGAGAACAATCTCGAAATCGTACGGTCGGTTTTCGTTTAGGGAAAGGAGAAACACTCGAACAAATTCTTTCGAGCATGAACGAAGTCGCCGAAGGTGTGAAGACCACACAAAGCGCTTACGAACTTTCTCAAAAGTTGGGTATAGAAATGGCAATCACAAACGAAGTCTATAAAATGCTTTACGAAGGTAAGAATCCGAAAGAAGTTGTGAAAGACCTCATGAAGCGCGATTTAAAAAGAGAAGGCGTTTCCGTCTGA
- a CDS encoding metallophosphoesterase family protein has translation MKIIYLTDIHDGLRGLKEILQQTTADLYLFSGDIIYKAFFSTDRIIEFCTIQEEMYRISKDQKEEINAYDYATRAIRFPEKYPADIIEKSKEYRTLFHQAAKTMKEKYELIEIIIQKYATAPVRVLPGNYDIDLQYSALYERDIHRKTFEQDGYKFAGYGGAPILTSGIPEKLAVKFHEYNRNGKSYSEPEDFFKEEQPDIVVIHNPPYGFLDKIPNYGNVGSQGIRRYLDDYSPSLVVSGHVHEDQGIVKKGKTVFLNPSNFGAVDSIFGFQPGGFFSEIFLENGLVETVKLNRLVDHKIRLLMEVDCKGNSPAIKFVSQDSEVSAEDFVRI, from the coding sequence ATGAAAATCATTTACCTGACAGATATCCACGACGGTCTTCGAGGCTTGAAGGAAATTCTTCAGCAAACCACTGCCGATCTATATCTCTTCTCCGGAGACATTATCTACAAAGCGTTCTTCAGTACGGATCGAATCATAGAATTCTGTACGATCCAAGAAGAGATGTATCGAATCTCCAAGGATCAAAAAGAAGAAATCAACGCGTATGATTATGCGACACGGGCCATTCGATTTCCGGAAAAATATCCCGCCGACATCATAGAAAAATCCAAAGAATACAGGACCCTCTTTCATCAAGCGGCAAAGACGATGAAGGAAAAATACGAGCTCATAGAAATCATCATTCAAAAATATGCGACGGCTCCGGTGAGAGTTCTTCCGGGCAATTACGATATCGATCTGCAATACAGCGCTCTTTATGAAAGGGACATTCATAGAAAGACATTCGAACAGGACGGTTATAAATTCGCCGGCTACGGAGGAGCTCCGATTCTTACATCCGGAATTCCCGAAAAGTTAGCGGTCAAATTCCACGAATACAATCGGAATGGAAAAAGTTATAGCGAACCGGAAGATTTTTTCAAAGAAGAACAACCGGACATAGTCGTGATTCACAATCCTCCTTACGGTTTTTTAGATAAGATTCCGAACTACGGAAACGTAGGTTCTCAAGGAATCCGAAGATACTTGGACGATTATTCTCCATCTCTCGTCGTTTCCGGTCACGTTCACGAAGATCAAGGAATCGTAAAGAAAGGAAAGACCGTATTCTTAAATCCTTCCAACTTCGGCGCCGTAGATTCGATTTTCGGTTTTCAACCGGGCGGCTTCTTCTCTGAAATATTTTTAGAAAATGGGCTTGTAGAAACCGTAAAATTGAATAGACTGGTGGACCACAAAATTCGCCTGTTAATGGAAGTAGATTGCAAAGGGAATTCTCCCGCGATTAAATTTGTAAGTCAGGATTCGGAGGTGTCGGCGGAAGATTTTGTGAGAATCTAA
- the recG gene encoding ATP-dependent DNA helicase RecG: MKNSVSKSENTNANSTLLSPVTLIKGIGPSKAGALASIGIHNLQDLLNFFPRRYLDRNLTDNVLLKAGESVTLILEVVDAYLAHGKKSRLVVGAKTRNNERISLVFFRGVNFFQRIFQPGTTLVATGKLEFFRGFQLIHPDYEILTSAIKPTYTVSSAPSKKKEIPKEAEEEPEELPEMIHAGRIIPLYPSGEALKSEGLDSRGFRKILYLGLEKLKGRIPEILPKQIVQKRELVPREESYREIHFPTDENALEKARYRLKYEELFYFNLLIEHKKKEREKIRRVLWPLPDSKTASMVRKNLPFQLTEDQESAIQKIQELTAKEQPAAVLLQGDVGSGKTLVALLTALRYLDNQIQVCMVAPTEILARQHYQTILGFLGNMPFLGIELLVGKEPKKNRYEKLYRIKKGDTLFVIGTHSVFQEDVEFLDLGLVIIDEQHKFGVDQREALRSKGKNPDILAMTATPIPRTLCLTLYGDLDLLTIKSKPKGRMPIQTKWFQEDRRDGVYKSIRKYVSSGRQCYIVYPLVEESEKVDLKSCIEAYEQLKHEIFPDFQVGLVHGKMDTAEKDRVMKEFSKNRIQILVSTTVIEVGIDVPNSTVMVIEHADRFGISQLHQLRGRVGRGDQESFCILMTDSKVTDDAKVRLEAMVNLSDGFALSEIDLQLRGPGELLGVRQSGLPDFRIADLREDSKLIELTREDATLFGNPGDLEKEEIRGRFSEGRLLFSN; the protein is encoded by the coding sequence ATGAAGAACTCGGTCTCTAAATCGGAAAATACAAACGCAAACTCTACGCTTCTTTCTCCGGTTACCTTGATCAAAGGAATCGGACCTTCGAAAGCCGGAGCCCTCGCGTCCATAGGCATTCATAATCTTCAGGATCTTCTTAACTTTTTTCCGAGAAGATATCTGGATCGGAATCTTACGGACAACGTCCTTTTAAAAGCGGGAGAAAGTGTTACTCTCATTTTGGAAGTTGTAGACGCCTATCTCGCGCACGGAAAAAAATCAAGGCTTGTCGTGGGAGCTAAAACCAGGAACAACGAGAGAATCTCTTTGGTCTTTTTTCGTGGAGTCAATTTCTTTCAAAGAATTTTTCAACCCGGAACGACGCTCGTTGCGACGGGAAAATTGGAATTCTTTCGCGGCTTCCAACTCATTCATCCGGATTACGAAATTCTAACAAGTGCAATCAAACCAACGTATACGGTAAGTTCCGCGCCTTCCAAAAAAAAAGAAATTCCCAAGGAAGCGGAAGAAGAACCGGAAGAACTTCCGGAAATGATTCACGCGGGAAGAATCATTCCTCTTTATCCCTCCGGAGAAGCCTTAAAATCGGAAGGTTTGGATTCTCGTGGATTTCGAAAGATTCTTTATCTCGGGTTGGAAAAATTAAAGGGAAGAATTCCGGAAATTCTTCCCAAACAAATCGTTCAGAAAAGGGAACTCGTTCCAAGAGAAGAATCTTATCGCGAAATTCATTTTCCAACCGATGAAAACGCTTTGGAAAAAGCCAGATATCGGCTCAAATACGAAGAATTGTTTTACTTCAATCTTCTCATAGAGCACAAAAAGAAAGAAAGAGAAAAGATCAGACGGGTGCTCTGGCCTTTGCCCGATTCGAAAACCGCCTCGATGGTTCGAAAAAATCTTCCGTTTCAACTCACGGAAGATCAAGAATCCGCGATCCAAAAAATCCAAGAGTTGACCGCAAAAGAACAACCGGCCGCAGTCTTGTTACAAGGTGACGTGGGTTCCGGAAAAACGTTAGTCGCTCTTTTAACTGCTCTTCGTTATTTGGACAACCAAATTCAAGTCTGTATGGTCGCGCCCACGGAAATTCTCGCGAGACAACATTACCAAACCATTCTCGGCTTTTTGGGAAACATGCCTTTTCTCGGAATCGAACTTCTTGTGGGGAAAGAACCCAAAAAGAATCGTTACGAAAAACTTTATCGAATCAAAAAAGGGGATACGTTATTCGTCATTGGAACTCACAGCGTATTCCAAGAAGACGTTGAGTTTTTAGATCTCGGTCTTGTTATTATAGACGAACAACACAAGTTCGGAGTGGATCAAAGAGAAGCGCTTCGCTCCAAAGGAAAGAATCCGGATATTCTCGCGATGACGGCGACTCCGATCCCGAGAACTCTTTGTCTCACACTCTACGGAGATTTGGATTTGCTAACGATCAAATCCAAACCAAAAGGAAGAATGCCGATTCAAACGAAATGGTTTCAGGAAGATAGAAGAGACGGAGTTTACAAATCCATACGTAAATACGTTTCTTCCGGAAGACAATGTTATATCGTTTATCCATTGGTGGAAGAATCGGAAAAGGTCGATCTCAAATCGTGTATCGAAGCCTATGAACAACTCAAACATGAAATTTTTCCAGATTTCCAAGTCGGACTCGTTCACGGCAAAATGGACACGGCGGAAAAAGATAGAGTAATGAAAGAATTTTCGAAGAATAGGATCCAAATTCTCGTATCGACGACCGTCATCGAAGTCGGAATCGACGTTCCGAATTCTACCGTAATGGTGATCGAACACGCGGATCGATTTGGGATCTCGCAACTTCATCAGCTCCGAGGTCGTGTGGGCCGAGGCGATCAGGAAAGTTTTTGTATTCTGATGACGGATTCTAAAGTTACGGACGATGCGAAAGTGAGACTCGAGGCGATGGTGAATCTATCGGACGGCTTTGCTTTATCCGAAATAGATCTTCAACTTCGAGGGCCTGGAGAATTACTGGGAGTTCGTCAGAGCGGTCTTCCCGATTTCAGAATCGCGGATCTGAGAGAGGATTCTAAGTTGATTGAACTAACAAGGGAAGACGCGACGTTGTTCGGAAATCCCGGAGATTTGGAAAAGGAAGAAATTCGCGGAAGGTTTAGCGAAGGAAGATTATTATTTTCAAATTGA
- a CDS encoding TIGR04452 family lipoprotein, producing MKKWFITSLIPFLLLTNCYLFDSIGLSIPDTVSGSEAKNQILTSALIGAVAVPDSTAVIAIISPQLAKVEEDRYYKKVDVDNCASSALLINVLTINVGGFNCNLEPREYVLWYVY from the coding sequence ATGAAAAAGTGGTTCATCACTTCCTTGATTCCTTTTCTCTTGCTTACAAATTGTTACCTTTTTGATTCGATCGGCCTTTCCATTCCAGATACGGTCTCTGGAAGTGAAGCGAAGAATCAGATTCTTACGAGCGCACTGATTGGAGCGGTGGCGGTGCCGGATTCTACGGCAGTCATTGCGATCATTTCTCCGCAGTTGGCAAAGGTGGAGGAAGATCGTTACTACAAAAAAGTGGATGTGGACAATTGCGCGAGCTCAGCGCTTTTGATAAACGTTCTTACGATCAATGTAGGCGGATTTAACTGTAACTTAGAACCGAGAGAATATGTTCTCTGGTACGTTTATTAA
- a CDS encoding M15 family metallopeptidase, with the protein MKILISIFAILVIQSSLFSQTVNPPGVPNESYLLGDFKQETAFVPYSNPGESRVHYLRKDVLEKLLELFQSYQRENPEEKQKPFIVSAFRSFKDQKGIWEEKYTGKRKMRAPIQGKTPQEIISLILEFSSAPGTSRHHWGTDVDLNALENSYFEKGGKGEKFYLWMRANAKRFGFCQPYSPKNSRANKGYNEEKWHWSYAPVANKLQDEWVRLFREGKIQFKGKFSGGEFLQTLPLEYVTSVNPECKTIR; encoded by the coding sequence ATGAAAATTCTAATTTCCATCTTTGCGATCTTAGTTATACAAAGTTCTCTCTTTTCTCAGACAGTAAATCCTCCCGGCGTTCCAAACGAATCCTATCTTCTCGGGGACTTTAAACAGGAAACGGCTTTCGTCCCCTATTCCAATCCAGGAGAATCAAGAGTTCATTATCTAAGAAAGGATGTTTTAGAAAAACTTTTAGAACTCTTTCAATCGTATCAAAGAGAGAATCCGGAAGAAAAACAAAAACCGTTTATCGTATCCGCATTCCGTTCCTTCAAAGATCAAAAGGGAATTTGGGAGGAAAAATATACGGGGAAAAGAAAAATGAGAGCACCGATCCAAGGGAAAACTCCACAGGAAATCATTTCCTTAATCTTAGAATTCTCCAGCGCACCGGGGACTTCCAGACATCACTGGGGAACCGATGTCGATCTAAACGCATTGGAAAATTCTTATTTTGAAAAAGGGGGAAAAGGGGAAAAATTTTATCTCTGGATGCGGGCGAACGCAAAAAGATTCGGATTTTGCCAACCGTACTCCCCGAAGAATTCGAGAGCCAATAAAGGTTATAACGAAGAAAAATGGCATTGGTCCTATGCACCCGTAGCTAACAAATTGCAAGACGAATGGGTGCGTCTCTTCAGAGAAGGAAAAATACAGTTTAAAGGAAAGTTTTCCGGAGGGGAATTCCTGCAAACTCTCCCTTTGGAATACGTAACTTCCGTGAACCCTGAGTGTAAAACAATCCGTTAA
- the galE gene encoding UDP-glucose 4-epimerase GalE has translation MRILITGGAGYIGSHVVALLLEKKHDLLIVDNLEKGNKANLFPGVELIQGNIQDVTILEKAFSKPVDAVFHFAAWKAAGESMTDPSKYALNNINGTLKLLTFMEKAGTKKIIFSSSAAVYGAPKYLPIDEKHPLQPENYYGYTKLAIEENLKWFDTLKGFRFAALRYFNAAGYDPKGRIRGLERTPANLLPIIMEAASGMRKDFEVFGTDYETPDGSCIRDYIHVNDLAKAHILSLEYLDSEKKSLTVNLGSENGYSVLEMIRFAEEVVGKPIPHRISGRRAGDPAELLASSNLAKQLLKWSPEYSDAKTLLKTMWDVYQNPA, from the coding sequence GTGAGAATTTTAATCACAGGCGGCGCCGGTTATATAGGGAGCCACGTAGTGGCGCTTCTTCTGGAAAAGAAACATGATCTTTTGATCGTTGATAATTTAGAAAAAGGGAACAAAGCGAATTTGTTTCCAGGCGTGGAACTCATCCAAGGAAACATACAAGACGTAACGATTTTGGAAAAAGCGTTTTCAAAACCCGTTGACGCAGTTTTTCATTTCGCGGCTTGGAAGGCCGCGGGAGAATCCATGACCGATCCTTCCAAATACGCCTTGAATAATATCAACGGAACTCTAAAACTTCTTACGTTTATGGAAAAGGCAGGAACGAAAAAAATTATTTTTTCTTCTTCGGCCGCCGTTTACGGAGCTCCGAAATATCTTCCTATCGATGAAAAACATCCGCTTCAACCGGAAAATTATTACGGTTATACGAAGTTGGCGATCGAAGAAAATCTCAAGTGGTTCGATACTCTAAAAGGTTTTCGTTTTGCGGCATTACGTTATTTTAATGCGGCCGGCTATGATCCGAAAGGAAGAATCCGGGGATTGGAAAGAACTCCCGCAAATCTTCTTCCGATCATTATGGAAGCCGCTTCCGGAATGAGAAAGGATTTCGAAGTTTTTGGAACCGATTATGAGACTCCGGATGGAAGTTGTATTCGAGATTATATTCACGTAAATGATCTTGCAAAGGCTCATATTTTGAGTCTGGAATACTTGGATTCGGAGAAAAAATCTCTCACGGTTAATTTGGGATCCGAAAACGGATATTCCGTTTTAGAAATGATTCGTTTTGCAGAAGAGGTGGTCGGAAAACCGATCCCTCATAGGATTTCGGGCAGAAGAGCGGGGGATCCGGCTGAGTTACTTGCTTCTTCGAACCTCGCAAAACAACTGTTAAAGTGGTCTCCCGAATACAGCGACGCGAAAACCCTTCTCAAAACGATGTGGGATGTGTATCAAAATCCAGCCTGA
- the lpxA gene encoding acyl-ACP--UDP-N-acetylglucosamine O-acyltransferase, with amino-acid sequence MKIHPTAIIDSRAELHESVEVGPYSIIEGHVSIQEGTVIENHVKICAGTEIGKFNRFHQGAVIGVMPQDLGFNQQLLTKTIIGDHNIFREYANIHKGTKEDSPTVIGNKNYFMGNSHVGHDCILGNSNILTHGCVLAGHVTLGNFAFISGLAAVHQFCFVGDYAMVAGLAKVVQDVPPYSTVDGNPSTVVGLNSVGMKRAGFSPEVRNAIKHAYKVIYHSKLTTKKALEELEASGNLIEPVQYIIKFFRDSDRGVTDHR; translated from the coding sequence ATGAAAATTCATCCGACTGCGATTATCGACTCGAGAGCGGAATTACACGAATCCGTAGAGGTCGGTCCTTATTCCATCATAGAAGGACACGTTTCCATTCAAGAAGGAACCGTGATCGAAAATCACGTTAAAATTTGTGCCGGGACCGAAATCGGAAAATTCAACCGTTTTCACCAAGGAGCGGTCATCGGAGTGATGCCCCAGGATCTAGGTTTCAATCAACAACTTTTGACAAAAACGATTATCGGCGATCATAATATCTTCAGAGAATACGCAAACATTCATAAGGGAACAAAAGAGGATTCTCCAACCGTAATCGGAAATAAAAATTACTTTATGGGAAATTCCCATGTCGGTCACGACTGTATCTTAGGAAACAGTAATATTCTCACACACGGTTGTGTTTTAGCAGGACACGTGACACTCGGAAATTTTGCGTTTATTTCCGGTTTGGCCGCCGTTCATCAGTTTTGTTTTGTAGGAGATTACGCGATGGTCGCTGGTCTCGCAAAAGTCGTTCAGGACGTTCCTCCGTATTCCACTGTCGATGGAAATCCGAGTACGGTCGTCGGGTTAAACAGCGTGGGAATGAAGCGCGCCGGATTCTCACCCGAAGTTAGAAACGCGATCAAACACGCATACAAAGTGATTTATCATTCTAAGCTGACAACAAAGAAGGCTCTGGAGGAATTGGAAGCTTCGGGAAATCTTATCGAACCGGTTCAGTATATTATAAAATTCTTTAGGGATAGCGATCGAGGAGTTACGGATCACAGGTGA
- a CDS encoding Hpt domain-containing protein, producing MLVDWNRLDSLKQGDDEEEAAWLKEMVESLLSNMEIRIKNIVRFTEEKKESDLQAELHQTKGVSANFGLEDLRALVTDAEQKLKSGDSNASYALSLKTPATWESTREELKKKFEIE from the coding sequence ATGCTTGTGGACTGGAACAGACTGGATTCTCTGAAACAGGGAGATGACGAAGAAGAAGCCGCTTGGCTCAAAGAAATGGTCGAATCTTTACTTTCCAATATGGAAATTCGTATCAAGAACATCGTTCGTTTTACGGAAGAAAAAAAAGAATCCGATCTTCAAGCCGAACTCCATCAAACCAAAGGTGTTTCTGCTAACTTCGGACTGGAAGATCTGAGAGCGCTCGTGACGGACGCGGAACAGAAATTAAAATCCGGCGATTCCAACGCATCTTATGCCTTAAGTCTCAAAACACCGGCGACTTGGGAATCCACAAGAGAAGAATTGAAAAAGAAGTTCGAGATTGAATAA
- a CDS encoding N-acetylneuraminate synthase family protein, translated as MDIVELEKGHPETEAIIKELAKECGNQTEIIRGAAVSDTIHFIGDTRKVSEKEGYVKELPGVAKIWNVSIPYKNIAKTAAGKNGEVVHRETRIVEVKGPDGLVRKFGTGKHIFIVGPDSPQTYEQTLTIAKQAVELGKKYNILDRIIFRGGAFKPRTRPTDWRGLGWEGIALMDKVKAETGLPYVTEVMDHTMAEEVAKHADMIQIGTRNAQDFELLEAVGRTGKPVILKRGFGNEAVEWFSAAEYIANQGNLNIVLCERGVKTLFIKEGYCRNTPDLNVITHVKNQTILPVIYDPSHVAGDDKIVISNLLASLPFNPDGSITETLHVEEFRKEQMCDAAQALLMSIYEKAVQSILKYEEAIRPITDDVDSYFVKRKSGK; from the coding sequence GTGGACATAGTTGAGTTAGAAAAAGGTCATCCAGAAACAGAGGCCATCATCAAAGAACTGGCAAAAGAATGCGGGAATCAAACCGAAATCATCCGTGGAGCGGCTGTATCGGATACGATTCATTTCATAGGAGATACTCGTAAAGTTTCCGAAAAAGAAGGCTATGTCAAAGAACTCCCCGGGGTCGCAAAAATCTGGAACGTGTCCATTCCATATAAAAACATCGCAAAAACCGCGGCCGGTAAAAACGGAGAAGTGGTTCACAGAGAAACAAGAATCGTAGAAGTAAAAGGTCCGGACGGACTTGTGCGAAAGTTCGGGACCGGAAAACATATCTTTATCGTAGGACCGGATTCTCCACAAACCTATGAACAAACTCTGACGATCGCCAAACAGGCAGTAGAGCTTGGTAAAAAATATAATATCTTAGATAGAATCATCTTTCGAGGCGGGGCTTTCAAACCACGCACGCGTCCGACCGACTGGAGAGGACTTGGTTGGGAAGGAATTGCGTTGATGGATAAAGTGAAGGCTGAAACAGGTCTTCCTTACGTAACCGAAGTGATGGATCATACGATGGCCGAAGAAGTAGCGAAACACGCGGACATGATTCAGATTGGAACGAGAAACGCGCAGGATTTTGAACTTTTGGAAGCGGTCGGAAGAACTGGAAAGCCGGTGATTCTCAAACGCGGCTTTGGAAATGAAGCGGTAGAATGGTTCTCTGCCGCGGAATACATCGCCAATCAAGGAAATTTGAATATAGTTCTTTGTGAAAGAGGAGTCAAAACTCTTTTTATCAAGGAAGGATATTGCAGAAATACTCCGGATTTGAACGTGATCACTCACGTAAAAAATCAGACGATTCTTCCGGTCATTTACGATCCTTCTCACGTTGCGGGAGACGATAAGATCGTGATCTCCAATCTTCTGGCTTCTCTTCCATTCAATCCGGACGGATCCATCACGGAAACCCTTCACGTGGAAGAATTCAGAAAAGAACAGATGTGCGACGCGGCGCAGGCCCTTCTCATGAGCATCTATGAGAAAGCGGTTCAGTCGATTTTAAAATACGAAGAGGCGATTCGTCCGATTACGGATGACGTAGATTCTTATTTTGTGAAACGGAAATCGGGAAAGTAA
- the panB gene encoding 3-methyl-2-oxobutanoate hydroxymethyltransferase: MRNVLKVFSPEKKGKEKISVVTCYDYSFAKILNETEVDSILVGDSLGMVFQGNTSTLPVTLEEMIYHTRAVRRGAPEKFIIADLPFLSYQTSIEDGIRSAGKMMKETDCDAVKIEGGSDFICELVTILKQIGVPVMGHLGLTPQSVHVFGGHKIQGKGEESSAKLLREAVALSEAGAFSMVLEMIPAELGKKVSETIGVPTIGIGAGQDCDGQVLVLNDLLGTDASFQPKFLKKFSNLHSIVKDAVGNYHREVKSGEFPGKDHSF, from the coding sequence ATGAGAAACGTGCTTAAGGTTTTTTCTCCTGAGAAAAAAGGGAAAGAAAAAATTTCCGTTGTGACCTGTTACGATTATAGTTTTGCGAAAATTCTCAATGAAACGGAAGTGGATTCCATTCTTGTGGGAGATTCTTTGGGAATGGTCTTTCAAGGCAATACGAGCACTCTCCCGGTGACCTTGGAAGAAATGATCTATCATACCAGGGCGGTTCGAAGAGGAGCGCCTGAGAAATTCATCATCGCCGATCTTCCATTCTTGAGTTATCAGACTTCGATCGAAGACGGAATCCGCTCCGCAGGAAAAATGATGAAGGAAACCGACTGTGACGCAGTCAAAATAGAAGGTGGATCCGACTTTATCTGTGAGTTAGTGACCATTCTCAAACAAATCGGGGTTCCAGTGATGGGTCACCTTGGTTTGACTCCGCAGAGCGTCCACGTTTTCGGAGGTCATAAAATCCAAGGAAAGGGAGAAGAATCGAGCGCGAAACTTCTTCGAGAGGCGGTTGCCCTTTCGGAAGCCGGTGCGTTCTCGATGGTCCTGGAAATGATTCCCGCCGAATTGGGAAAAAAAGTCAGCGAAACCATCGGAGTTCCGACCATCGGTATCGGTGCAGGGCAGGACTGCGACGGACAAGTACTTGTCTTGAACGATTTGCTCGGAACCGACGCAAGTTTTCAGCCTAAGTTTTTAAAGAAGTTTTCCAATCTGCATTCGATCGTAAAGGACGCGGTGGGAAATTATCATAGGGAAGTAAAATCCGGAGAGTTTCCGGGGAAAGATCATAGTTTCTGA
- the folK gene encoding 2-amino-4-hydroxy-6-hydroxymethyldihydropteridine diphosphokinase: protein MKQAFLSLGSNLGNRSEFLKIAIRKLKNTIGIEVLKESEPLNTVALEVTDQPDFLNQIIKIETSFSPEELLQVTLRIEKEMGRVRVQDKGPREIDIDILTYDILTMHTKGLHLPHHSLYTRPFIREILESIGETSLYEHFTGGEYEKRA from the coding sequence ATGAAGCAGGCTTTTCTTTCCCTTGGATCCAATCTCGGGAATCGATCCGAGTTTTTAAAAATCGCGATTCGTAAATTAAAGAATACGATCGGAATCGAAGTACTCAAAGAATCGGAACCTCTGAACACGGTCGCGTTGGAAGTCACGGATCAACCGGACTTTTTAAATCAGATCATAAAAATCGAAACCAGCTTTTCTCCGGAAGAATTGTTGCAAGTCACTCTTCGGATCGAAAAGGAAATGGGAAGAGTTCGAGTGCAGGATAAGGGGCCGAGAGAAATCGACATCGACATTCTTACTTACGATATTCTTACGATGCACACGAAAGGTTTGCATCTTCCGCACCATTCTCTTTATACACGTCCTTTTATAAGAGAAATTTTAGAATCCATCGGCGAAACGTCTTTGTACGAACACTTTACGGGGGGCGAATATGAGAAACGTGCTTAA